Proteins encoded together in one Phycisphaerae bacterium window:
- the uvrA gene encoding excinuclease ABC subunit UvrA, whose product MDTDRYIRIRGARQHNLRAISLDIPRDQLVVITGLSGSGKSSLAFDTLHAEGRRKYIETLSAYARQFVEQMQKPDLEHIEGLPPTIAIEQRAGSSSPRSTVATTTEVYDYLRLLYARVGEPHCWVCGRRIDRQEPSQIVDQVLAWPGGTRIMILAPLLGRHGPGIAPGSPITAIHAKRTRKGQSPIPAAGEAKSPAAAAQEVLNRIQKQGFVRVRVNGTLCDLRDVPALRKGRKNIIDLVVDRLAVKPDVRSRLAESITLGLNLGGQTVFIAEEQPDGKWRDHLFSTTFACPLHPEVSIPALSPVMFSFNSPHGACPGCDGLGNILEFDPDLVVPDPTLSLADGAITAWRHSGKRMNVVYRNLLDEFCLRFHVPPDVPFDKLPADRREILMNGTTPESKAQYGTSFEGVLPNLKRRWASTESESLKQRLHAYLSERPCETCHRARLRAEPLAVQVANKNIAQVASLSIEQAAAFLATISLSGEKATIATPILHAVTDRLRFMINVGVGYLTLDRASATLSGGEAQRIRLATQVGSGMVGVCYVLDEPTIGLHPRDSSQLVDTLRQLVQAGNTAIVVEHDEETIRAADHLIDMGPGAGTHGGLIVAQGRLEQVLAHPDSLTARYLRGEIQIPVPQKRRKIVLAQSIEIKGAAENNLKSIDVRFPLGGIICVTGVSGSGKSTLVNEVFLKAVRRRLYNSRERPGKFEQIIGVSRLDRVIEIDQSPIGRTPRSNPCTYTGAFDLVRQLFAKTRESKIRGYSPGRFSFNVEGGRCEACQGQGTKRIEMHFLPDVYVACDVCKGTRYNRETLEVRYRGRNIADVLDLTVDESISFFESFANIRQIVLALDDVGLSYMKLGQPSTTLSGGEAQRVKLAAELAKTPTGHTLYVLDEPTTGLHFADVHNLLRVLNRLADKGHTILVIEHNLDVIKMADWIIDLGPEGGERGGRIVVEGRPEDVARNENSYTGQFLRSRLGIAGPQTAPRNTSEVNS is encoded by the coding sequence ATGGACACCGATCGCTACATCCGAATCCGGGGGGCCAGACAGCACAATCTGCGGGCCATCTCCCTGGACATCCCCCGCGACCAGCTGGTGGTCATCACCGGCCTGAGCGGCTCGGGCAAAAGCTCCCTCGCTTTCGACACCCTCCACGCCGAGGGCCGGCGGAAATACATCGAGACGCTCAGTGCCTACGCCCGACAGTTCGTCGAGCAAATGCAGAAACCCGACCTCGAGCACATCGAGGGCCTCCCGCCAACCATCGCCATCGAGCAGCGGGCCGGCAGCAGCAGCCCCCGCTCAACCGTGGCCACAACCACCGAGGTCTACGACTACCTCCGCCTGCTCTACGCCCGCGTGGGCGAACCCCACTGCTGGGTGTGCGGCCGTCGGATCGATCGCCAGGAGCCGTCCCAGATCGTCGACCAGGTCCTGGCCTGGCCGGGCGGCACTCGCATCATGATCCTCGCACCCCTCCTCGGCCGGCACGGCCCCGGCATCGCCCCGGGTTCCCCGATCACCGCAATTCACGCGAAACGAACCCGCAAAGGCCAATCTCCAATCCCCGCCGCCGGTGAAGCCAAGAGCCCGGCCGCAGCAGCTCAGGAGGTGCTCAACCGCATTCAGAAGCAGGGCTTCGTACGCGTCCGCGTCAACGGCACCCTCTGCGATCTCCGCGACGTGCCCGCCCTACGCAAAGGCCGCAAGAACATCATCGACCTGGTCGTCGACCGATTGGCGGTGAAACCCGACGTCCGAAGCCGCCTGGCCGAGAGTATCACCCTCGGACTCAACCTCGGCGGCCAGACCGTCTTCATCGCCGAAGAGCAGCCAGATGGCAAATGGAGGGATCACCTCTTCAGCACCACCTTCGCCTGCCCACTGCACCCCGAGGTCAGCATCCCCGCTCTGTCTCCGGTCATGTTCAGTTTCAACTCCCCCCACGGGGCCTGCCCCGGCTGCGACGGCCTGGGCAATATCCTCGAATTCGACCCCGACTTGGTGGTGCCCGATCCCACGCTGTCCCTGGCCGACGGCGCCATCACCGCCTGGCGGCACAGCGGCAAACGCATGAACGTCGTCTACCGCAACCTCTTGGACGAGTTCTGCCTGCGATTCCACGTGCCGCCCGACGTGCCGTTCGACAAGCTGCCCGCAGATCGCCGCGAGATCCTCATGAACGGCACCACCCCGGAGAGCAAGGCCCAATACGGCACCAGCTTCGAAGGCGTCCTGCCCAACCTGAAACGCCGCTGGGCATCGACCGAAAGCGAATCACTCAAGCAGCGACTGCACGCCTATCTCAGCGAGCGACCCTGCGAAACCTGTCACCGGGCCCGCCTGCGGGCGGAACCCCTCGCCGTCCAGGTCGCCAACAAAAACATCGCCCAGGTCGCGAGCCTGTCAATCGAGCAGGCCGCCGCATTCCTCGCCACCATTTCCCTGAGCGGCGAAAAGGCCACCATCGCCACCCCGATTCTCCACGCCGTGACCGACCGGCTCCGCTTCATGATCAACGTCGGCGTGGGCTACCTCACCCTCGACCGGGCCAGTGCCACCCTCTCCGGCGGGGAGGCCCAACGCATCCGCCTGGCTACCCAGGTCGGCAGCGGCATGGTCGGCGTCTGCTACGTCCTCGACGAGCCCACCATCGGCCTCCACCCCCGCGACAGCAGCCAGCTGGTCGATACCCTCCGCCAACTGGTCCAAGCGGGCAATACCGCCATCGTCGTCGAGCACGACGAGGAAACCATCCGAGCAGCCGACCACCTCATCGACATGGGCCCGGGAGCAGGTACCCACGGCGGACTCATCGTCGCCCAGGGTCGCCTCGAGCAGGTTCTCGCCCATCCCGATTCCTTGACCGCTAGGTACCTCCGCGGCGAGATCCAGATCCCCGTCCCCCAGAAACGCCGCAAAATCGTCCTCGCCCAGTCCATCGAGATCAAGGGCGCCGCGGAAAACAACCTCAAGTCCATCGACGTCAGGTTCCCCCTCGGCGGCATCATCTGCGTGACCGGAGTCTCCGGCAGCGGCAAGAGCACCCTGGTCAACGAGGTCTTCCTCAAGGCCGTCCGCCGCCGCTTGTATAACTCCCGTGAACGACCAGGTAAGTTCGAACAGATCATCGGCGTCTCACGCCTGGACCGGGTCATCGAAATCGATCAGTCCCCCATCGGCCGAACGCCACGCAGTAACCCCTGCACCTACACCGGGGCCTTCGACCTCGTCCGCCAGTTGTTCGCCAAAACCCGCGAGTCCAAAATCCGCGGCTACAGCCCCGGACGGTTCAGCTTCAACGTCGAGGGCGGACGATGCGAGGCCTGCCAGGGCCAGGGCACCAAACGCATCGAAATGCACTTCCTCCCGGATGTCTACGTGGCCTGCGATGTCTGTAAGGGAACCCGCTACAACCGCGAAACCCTCGAAGTCCGCTACCGCGGCCGAAACATCGCCGATGTGCTCGACCTCACCGTCGATGAGAGCATCTCGTTCTTCGAGAGCTTCGCCAACATCCGCCAGATCGTCCTGGCCCTGGATGACGTCGGCCTGTCCTATATGAAGCTCGGCCAGCCGTCGACGACCCTGTCCGGCGGAGAGGCCCAGCGGGTCAAACTGGCCGCCGAATTGGCTAAGACACCCACCGGCCATACACTGTACGTGCTGGACGAGCCAACCACCGGCCTGCACTTCGCCGACGTGCACAACCTCCTTCGAGTGCTGAACCGCCTCGCAGATAAAGGACATACCATCCTGGTCATCGAACACAACCTCGACGTCATCAAAATGGCCGACTGGATTATCGATCTGGGACCCGAAGGCGGTGAACGCGGGGGCCGGATCGTGGTCGAGGGCCGCCCCGAGGACGTGGCCCGCAACGAAAACAGCTACACCGGGCAGTTCCTTCGGTCGAGATTGGGCATCGCCGGCCCCCAGACCGCGCCCCGCAACACAAGCGAAGTGAACTCATGA
- a CDS encoding arabinan endo-1,5-alpha-L-arabinosidase, translating to MKVVPRSHVTPAPAPIRPLVDRTITTTEHSIRPARLPGSVRIQTPVTPVADAQRSSPGVSRNSHPRATWSGSRVPLPRFRVPHGATWTAALATLLGVAGSAIAQQGDIRRVHDPHIIAAEGIYYIFSTGARIPIRRSRDLVRWERIGTVFNETPGWARDEVPGLRGLWAPDISFFNGRYHLYYSASTWGRNRSCIGLAINETLDPASPEYKWVDHGKVIESLPGRDNWNAIDANLVLDERGKPWLAFGSFWSGIKLRRLDWSTGKLHSDTHLYSLAARSSPGAVEAPCIVRRGAYYYLFVSFDYCGRGVESTYKIMVGRSKAVTGPYVDRDGKPMLDGGGTLVLDSRGHVRGPGHNSVLVNGDEHWLVHHYYDADMFGVPTLQIRPLTWDQAGWPVLGEPCRGDGGGATQPASRPAPLDLRPESPKARP from the coding sequence ATGAAGGTTGTCCCCAGAAGCCATGTCACCCCCGCCCCCGCCCCCATCCGCCCGCTGGTCGACCGCACCATCACCACCACAGAACATAGCATCCGTCCAGCCAGACTTCCGGGTAGCGTGCGGATCCAGACACCGGTCACGCCGGTTGCCGACGCTCAGAGATCATCGCCAGGAGTCTCCAGGAACAGCCACCCGCGAGCTACCTGGAGCGGCTCTCGAGTTCCGCTCCCTCGCTTCCGCGTACCGCACGGTGCAACCTGGACGGCGGCCCTGGCCACCCTTCTGGGGGTGGCCGGCTCGGCCATCGCCCAGCAAGGGGACATCCGCCGTGTCCATGACCCGCACATCATCGCCGCTGAAGGCATCTACTACATCTTCTCCACCGGCGCCCGCATACCCATCCGCAGGTCCAGAGACCTGGTTCGCTGGGAGCGGATCGGCACCGTCTTCAACGAAACCCCCGGCTGGGCTCGGGACGAGGTCCCCGGCCTGCGCGGCCTCTGGGCGCCGGACATCTCCTTCTTCAACGGACGCTATCACCTGTACTACTCCGCCTCCACCTGGGGACGGAACCGCTCATGCATAGGCTTGGCGATCAACGAGACCCTGGATCCCGCCAGCCCTGAGTACAAGTGGGTCGATCATGGCAAAGTGATCGAGTCCCTGCCCGGTCGGGACAACTGGAACGCCATCGACGCCAACCTCGTACTCGACGAGCGCGGGAAACCCTGGCTGGCCTTCGGATCGTTCTGGAGCGGCATCAAGCTGCGCCGCCTGGACTGGTCAACCGGCAAGCTGCACTCGGACACGCACCTGTATTCGCTGGCCGCTCGATCCTCGCCCGGGGCGGTCGAGGCCCCTTGCATCGTTCGGCGAGGAGCCTACTACTACCTGTTCGTCTCCTTCGACTACTGCGGCCGGGGCGTCGAGAGTACCTACAAGATCATGGTCGGCCGATCCAAGGCCGTCACCGGGCCCTATGTCGATCGCGACGGCAAGCCGATGCTCGACGGCGGCGGAACCCTGGTCCTGGACAGCCGAGGCCACGTCCGGGGCCCAGGACACAACTCCGTCCTGGTAAACGGTGACGAGCACTGGCTGGTACATCACTACTATGACGCCGACATGTTCGGCGTGCCGACGCTTCAGATCCGGCCGCTGACCTGGGATCAGGCCGGGTGGCCGGTGCTTGGTGAACCCTGCAGAGGCGACGGTGGGGGCGCGACACAGCCGGCCAGCCGCCCAGCACCGCTTGACCTGCGCCCGGAATCACCCAAGGCCCGACCGTGA